The Mercurialis annua linkage group LG8, ddMerAnnu1.2, whole genome shotgun sequence genome window below encodes:
- the LOC126661896 gene encoding uncharacterized protein LOC126661896: MKAQILADFVAEITTHDQPTEVDGASNIAGSEVGMVLKEPHSIKMQHSINLNFPATNNSVEYEALIAGLRMTTVVKAECLKVQSDSQLVVNQVLDLFEVKDLDMRKYVGRVKKLLANITKDTERWELEQIPRKENKEADILAKAGASNETIPRITFIGSKLQ; the protein is encoded by the coding sequence ATGAAGGCGCAAATCCTAGCAGACTTCGTCGCTGAAATAACAACACATGATCAACCCACAGAGGTCGATGGAGCCTCAAATATTGCGGGATCAGAGGTAGGGATGGTACTAAAAGAGCCACATTCCATCAAAATGCAACATTCAATCAATTTGAATTTCCCAGCTACAAACAATTCAGTAGAATATGAAGCGCTAATAGCAGGACTAAGAATGACAACGGTAGTCAAGGCTGAATGCCTCAAGGTCCAAAGTGACTCACAACTGGTGGTCAACCAAGTACTCGATTTATTTGAAGTAAAAGATCTCGACATGAGAAAGTATGTAGGCCGAGTTAAAAAGCTTCTAGCTAACATAACTAAAGACACCGAGAGATGGGAACTAGAACAGATCCCTAGAAAAGAGAACAAAGAAGCAGACATACTAGCCAAAGCCGGAGCATCAAATGAAACAATACCACGCATTACCTTCATTGGTTCAAAACTTCAGTAG